In one window of Henckelia pumila isolate YLH828 chromosome 1, ASM3356847v2, whole genome shotgun sequence DNA:
- the LOC140883076 gene encoding pentatricopeptide repeat-containing protein At1g79490, mitochondrial, producing the protein MILRSLLLYKNVGHSRNMLQQNLVKFQFLPFLNRPSSNSLLVSIFFGTSERYYCSGKHGGEKPSEWTEEIDYLDESGSVIYSGRGIRSVEPRVDDHVMVGGLKKPILNVSAVAKIVEVVRRWRWGPEMETQLDKLQFVPNMTHVTQALKIIDDSDALLSLYRWAKRQSWYVPSDECYVMLFDKLNLSRDFDGIQSIFEEMVSDSSGNGTLSSGACSRVLQYLAKAEKLEVTFCCFKKIQELACKLDTQTYNSLITLFLNKGLPYKAFEIYENMEKDGCSLDASTYDLMIPNLAKSGRLDAALKLFQEMKQKNYRPTPGIFVALVDTMGKAGRLDTSMKIYMEMQGFGLRASGSMFVSLIESFVKAGKLETALRLWDEMKKAGFRPNYGLYTLVVESHAKSGKLEIAMSIFSDMEKAGFLPTPSTYSSLLEMHAASERVDAAMKLYNSMINAGLRPSLSTYTALLTLLAKKKLVDVAAKILLEMKAMGYSVEVNASDVLMVYIKDGSVDLALRWLRFMGSSGIRTNNFIIRQLFESCMKCGLYESAKPLLETYVSAAAKVDLILYTSILAHLIRCQEEHNERHLMSILSATNHKAHEFLCGLFTGPEQRKQPVLSFVREFFQGIDYELEEGAARYFVNVLLNYLVLMGQMNRARCVWKVSYENKLFPKAIVFDQHVAWSLDVRNLSVGAALIAVVHTLHRFRKRMLYYGVVPRRIKLVTGPTLKIVVAQMLSSVESPFEVSKVVLRAPGDSVLEWFKKPIVQQFLLNEIPSRSDILMHKLNTLFPCSAPEIRSLSPPKPLLSGKKL; encoded by the coding sequence ATGATTCTGCGTAGTCTCCTGTTGTATAAAAATGTCGGGCATTCAAGAAACATGTTACAACAAAATCTTGTAAAGTTTCAATTTTTACCTTTTCTGAACCGTCCCAGTTCAAATTCATTGTTGGTGTCGATCTTTTTTGGGACGAGTGAGCGTTATTACTGTTCCGGGAAGCATGGTGGTGAAAAGCCCAGCGAGTGGACGGAAGAAATAGACTATTTGGATGAGTCGGGCAGTGTTATTTACTCTGGTAGGGGAATAAGGTCGGTTGAGCCCCGTGTTGATGACCATGTGATGGTAGGTGGATTGAAAAAACCCATTTTGAACGTCTCGGCTGTGGCTAAGATTGTTGAGGTTGTGAGAAGGTGGCGGTGGGGGCCGGAAATGGAGACACAGTTGGATAAGCTGCAGTTTGTGCCGAACATGACTCATGTTACGCAGGCTTTGAAGATAATCGATGATAGTGATGCTTTGTTGAGTTTGTATCGGTGGGCCAAGAGGCAGTCTTGGTATGTTCCGAGTGATGAGTGCTATGTTATGCTGTTTGACAAGTTGAATTTGAGCAGAGATTTTGATGGGATTCAGTCAATTTTTGAGGAAATGGTTAGTGATTCAAGTGGAAATGGGACACTGTCTTCTGGTGCATGTAGTAGGGTGCTTCAATATCTGGCTAAGGCTGAGAAATTGGAGGTTACCTTTTGttgtttcaagaaaattcagGAGTTGGCTTGCAAACTTGATACTCAAACTTATAATTCGCTTATAACTTTGTTTCTGAATAAAGGGCTACCTTACAAGGCATTTGAAATCTACGAAAACATGGAAAAGGATGGGTGTTCTCTAGATGCATCCACTTATGACTTGATGATACCAAACCTTGCTAAGTCCGGTCGCCTTGATGCTGCACTGAAGCTTTTCCAGGAGATGAAACAAAAGAATTATCGACCAACTCCTGGGATTTTTGTTGCTCTTGTTGATACAATGGGCAAGGCTGGGAGACTAGATACATCAATGAAAATTTATATGGAAATGCAAGGTTTTGGGTTAAGGGCATCGGGATCCATGTTTGTTTCTCTAATTGAATCATTTGTTAAAGCTGGAAAGCTGGAGACAGCACTAAGACTCTGGGATGAGATGAAAAAAGCTGGATTCAGACCTAACTATGGACTGTACACATTGGTTGTTGAATCCCATGCTAAATCCGGGAAGCTTGAGATAGCAATGTCCATCTTCTCAGACATGGAAAAGGCTGGTTTTTTACCTACTCCATCTACTTACTCCTCTCTCTTGGAGATGCATGCTGCTTCCGAGCGAGTGGATGCTGCCATGAAGCTCTATAACTCCATGATAAATGCTGGTTTGAGACCTAGTCTGAGCACTTACACAGCCCTTTTGACTTTGCTGGCAAAAAAGAAGCTAGTGGATGTGGCTGCAAAGATTTTGCTTGAGATGAAGGCCATGGGTTACTCTGTTGAGGTGAATGCTAGTGACGTTCTTATGGTTTATATAAAGGATGGTTCCGTTGATCTTGCTTTGAGGTGGCTGCGCTTTATGGGTTCATCTGGCATTCGAACAAACAACTTCATAATTAGGCAGCTATTTGAGTCGTGCATGAAGTGTGGTTTGTATGAGTCGGCCAAGCCTCTCCTTGAGACATATGTTAGTGCCGCTGCAAAGGTGGATCTTATTCTTTACACTTCAATTTTGGCCCATCTTATAAGATGCCAGGAAGAGCACAATGAGAGGCATTTAATGTCAATTTTGAGCGCTACAAACCATAAAGCTCATGAATTCTTGTGCGGACTCTTTACCGGACCTGAACAAAGGAAACAACCAGTTCTGTCCTTTGTGAGGGAGTTTTTCCAAGGTATTGATTATGAGTTGGAAGAAGGAGCTGCTAGGTACTTTGTCAATGTCCTCCTTAACTACTTGGTGTTAATGGGACAAATGAACCGTGCTCGGTGTGTCTGGAAAGTTTCTTATGAAAACAAACTTTTTCCTAAAGCTATTGTGTTCGATCAACATGTTGCATGGTCTCTCGATGTTAGGAACCTGTCTGTCGGAGCAGCTCTTATAGCGGTTGTGCATACACTTCATAGATTCAGAAAAAGAATGTTATATTATGGTGTTGTTCCAAGACGGATTAAGTTAGTTACTGGACCAACTTTGAAGATAGTTGTAGCACAGATGCTAAGCTCCGTGGAATCTCCATTTGAGGTCAGCAAGGTTGTCTTAAGGGCCCCGGGTGATTCCGTGCTAGAGTGGTTTAAGAAACCAATTGTCCAGCAATTTCTTTTAAATGAGATTCCATCAAGATCCGACATTCTGATGCATAAGCTTAACACCTTGTTTCCTTGTTCTGCACCTGAAATCAGATCCTTGTCCCCTCCTAAACCGCTTCTTTCCGGAAAGAAATTGTAG
- the LOC140865386 gene encoding GRAS family protein RAD1-like, with protein MMNGWHSFPTLEFFDQDSAIRQFCPARVEQEQGEEWGGISQDEEMDMWPTCMDGALELPPTEVEEIVDTFFNVECFEKDNANKSSDEENGFLGRFQEESPLQFSMLDDFCYEPDVHLMVEEDESKDYGLFVPGESEGYEMTDGVDQGLQLVHLLLASAEAVGCRDTQLANSILAQIWPCVNPWGDSLQRVSHYFAKGLTSRLSFLQKVNPNGSFTSMVGEVSLITREEKSDSFSLLHRMTPYIGFAFLAANDAIYQAAMGKDSLHIVDLGMEHNLQWPSLVRTLARRSDGGPKSIRITGIIGDQEPMDLENSMKGLCEEANSLGICLEYHLVAELVSPSSLTRENLELREGEALFVNAIMHFHKHVKESRGSLKTILQTIKKLNPALLTVVEQDANHNGPFFLGRFLESLHYYSAIFDSLEASFPRSSPQRIMIEEFHFAEEIRNVIAYEGSNRIERHERADQWRRQLGRAGFQVVGLKCLDQAQVIVSDYGCDSYTVGSEKGFLQLGWKGRPIMLASAWQVNN; from the coding sequence ATGATGAATGGATGGCACTCTTTTCCTACATTGGAATTTTTCGATCAAGATTCGGCCATTCGACAGTTTTGCCCGGCTCGAGTTGAGCAAGAACAAGGAGAAGAGTGGGGAGGAATCTCACAAGACGAAGAGATGGATATGTGGCCTACTTGTATGGATGGAGCGCTTGAATTGCCCCCAACTGAGGTGGAGGAAATCGTCGACACTTTCTTTAACGTCGAATGCTTCGAAAAAGATAATGCCAACAAGTCCTCAGATGAAGAAAATGGCTTTTTGGGTCGATTCCAAGAAGAGAGTCCCCTACAGTTTTCCATGCTTGATGATTTTTGTTATGAACCAGACGTTCATTTGATGGTTGAAGAAGACGAAAGCAAAGATTACGGGCTTTTCGTTCCTGGTGAGAGTGAGGGATATGAGATGACAGATGGAGTGGATCAAGGGCTACAACTGGTGCATTTGCTACTAGCTTCTGCCGAGGCTGTGGGGTGTAGGGACACACAACTAGCGAATTCGATATTAGCACAGATTTGGCCTTGTGTCAATCCTTGGGGAGATTCTCTGCAGAGAGTTTCACACTATTTTGCAAAGGGATTGACTTCTAGGCTATCTTTTTTGCAGAAGGTTAACCCGAATGGTTCATTCACGAGTATGGTTGGTGAGGTGTCCTTGATTACAAGAGAGGAAAAGAGTgattctttttctttgttaCACCGAATGACTCCTTATATCGGTTTCGCTTTCTTGGCTGCGAATGATGCTATATATCAAGCAGCGATGGGAAAGGACTCTCTGCACATTGTTGATCTAGGGATGGAGCATAATCTCCAATGGCCTTCTTTGGTGAGAACTTTGGCACGTAGAAGCGACGGCGGCCCGAAATCTATCAGAATAACAGGTATCATAGGTGATCAAGAACCAATGGATCTTGAAAATAGCATGAAGGGACTCTGTGAAGAAGCCAATTCTCTTGGCATTTGCCTTGAGTACCATCTGGTGGCAGAGCTAGTGTCGCCATCCTCGTTAACTCGAGAAAACCTCGAACTAAGAGAAGGGGAGGCCTTGTTTGTGAATGCCATAATGCATTTTCACAAGCATGTTAAGGAGAGTAGAGGGTCTTTGAAAACCATTCTCCAAACAATCAAGAAACTGAATCCAGCCCTCCTCACTGTGGTTGAGCAAGATGCCAACCACAATGGACCTTTCTTTCTTGGAAGGTTTTTAGAATCTCTTCACTACTATTCAGCCATATTCGATTCCCTCGAGGCCAGCTTCCCAAGAAGTAGCCCACAAAGGATCATGATCGAAGAATTTCACTTCGCGGAGGAAATCCGAAATGTTATAGCCTATGAAGGATCTAACAGGATTGAGAGGCATGAAAGGGCAGATCAATGGCGACGACAGCTAGGTCGTGCCGGTTTCCAAGTGGTGGGATTGAAGTGTTTGGACCAAGCTCAAGTGATCGTATCTGATTATGGGTGTGATAGTTATACTGTGGGAAGTGAGAAGGGCTTCCTCCAGCTTGGATGGAAAGGGAGACCAATAATGCTAGCATCAGCATGGCAAGTAAACAATTGA